The Paenibacillus sp. FSL R7-0345 DNA segment GCGGGCTTTTCTTTTACCGTCTCTGAATTTTGTGTTAAAATAGGAAGAATGAGAAATAATACGCATATCCTTTAGAAGAAGGGACATATCGTCCATAGAGGATTGGTGTCCGTTTTGCGTAAAACCTCAGATTGTTGACAGCCGTCCCGGGATAATGTTTTATACTTTTATGAAAGAACAGGTGCTAATAATAATGAAACCTTTAATATATGATTTTTCTTTAGAAGAATTGCAGCAGTGGGCTAAAGACAACGGAGAGCCGGCTTTCCGCGGAGGGCAGATCTTCGACTGGCTGTACGTCAAGCGGGTCAATGATTTTGAATCGATGAGCAACCTGTCCAAGGCGCTGCGTGCAAAGCTGGACGATCAGTTCAGAATTAACGCACTGACTGAAATTACGAAGCTGGAGTCCAAGGACGGTACAGTGAAATTCCTGTTCGGCCTGCATGATGATCATGCAATCGAAACAGTTATTATGAAACACAATTATGGCAACAGCGTATGTGTAACGACACAGGTGGGCTGCCGGATCGGCTGTACGTTCTGCGCCTCCACGCTGGGCGGGCTGAAACGCGACCTTACTGCCGGCGAGATTGTCGCCCAGGTAGTTCGCTCCCAGCAAATTCTAGATGAGCGTAATGAACGTGTCAGCAGTATCGTTATCATGGGTACAGGTGAGCCGTTCGAGAACTACGATGCCACCATGAGATTCCTGCGGCTGATGATCCATGAAAAAGGGCTGAATATCGGACAGCGCCACATCACTGTCTCCACCAGCGGCATTGTGCCGAACATTTACAAATTCGCCGACGAAGACACCCAGATCAATCTGGCGATTTCGATCCATGCACCGAATGATGCGCTGCGTTCCAAGCTGATGCCGGTTAACCGTCGTTACCCGTTTGATGACGTAATTGAATCCCTGCGTTACTATCAGGCCAAGACAGGCCGCCGGATCAGCTTCGAATACGCTCTGATTGGCGGGGTTAATGACCAGCCTGAACACGCCAAGGAACTGGCCGGTGTCCTTAAGACGATGCTGTGCCACGTCAACCTGATTCCGGTTAACCATGTGCCGGAGCGCAAATACGTCCGGACTTCCCGTAATGATATATTTGAATTTCAGCGTATTCTGGCCGACCAGGGCGTGAACGTAACCATCCGCCGTGAGCAGGGCCATGATATTGCGGCCGCATGCGGACAGCTGCGCGCCAAACATATGGAGTTGGGGTGAGGATATTTGATCAGAACAGTTCATGCCAGTGATGTCGGACGGGTACGCTCCGTCAATGAGGATTCGGTCTGGATTGGCGCTACGCGCCACGGTTATACCTTAGGCATTATTGCAGATGGAATGGGAGGGCATCAGGCAGGAGATACGGCCAGCCGGCTGGCCCTTGAGACGATGCGCAGCACGCTGGATGAACTGCCGCCGGATCAGGCCGGCGGGGAGCTCAGCGATGCACTCTCTTCCGCAATCATGACAGCCAACCGCACAGTCTTTATCGAGTCATCACGTGATGAGAAGTACCATAACATGGGGACTACTGTCGTTGCGGCTTTGCTTAACGGGGCTGAAGGCTACATTGGCCATATCGGTGACAGCAGAGCCTATCTTGTCAAGGACAGCGCCGCAATTCAGTTAACCGAGGATCATACACTGGTCAATGAGCTGTTCAAGAACGGCCAGATCAGCCTGGAGGAACTCGGCAGCCATCCGCGCCGTAATGTGCTGATCCGAGCACTGGGAACGGATGCCGAGGTTAAGGCGGATATCGCTCCTGTAAGCCTTGCGCCCGGTGAGCTGCTGCTGCTGTGCAGCGACG contains these protein-coding regions:
- the rlmN gene encoding 23S rRNA (adenine(2503)-C(2))-methyltransferase RlmN; the protein is MKPLIYDFSLEELQQWAKDNGEPAFRGGQIFDWLYVKRVNDFESMSNLSKALRAKLDDQFRINALTEITKLESKDGTVKFLFGLHDDHAIETVIMKHNYGNSVCVTTQVGCRIGCTFCASTLGGLKRDLTAGEIVAQVVRSQQILDERNERVSSIVIMGTGEPFENYDATMRFLRLMIHEKGLNIGQRHITVSTSGIVPNIYKFADEDTQINLAISIHAPNDALRSKLMPVNRRYPFDDVIESLRYYQAKTGRRISFEYALIGGVNDQPEHAKELAGVLKTMLCHVNLIPVNHVPERKYVRTSRNDIFEFQRILADQGVNVTIRREQGHDIAAACGQLRAKHMELG
- a CDS encoding Stp1/IreP family PP2C-type Ser/Thr phosphatase, whose translation is MIRTVHASDVGRVRSVNEDSVWIGATRHGYTLGIIADGMGGHQAGDTASRLALETMRSTLDELPPDQAGGELSDALSSAIMTANRTVFIESSRDEKYHNMGTTVVAALLNGAEGYIGHIGDSRAYLVKDSAAIQLTEDHTLVNELFKNGQISLEELGSHPRRNVLIRALGTDAEVKADIAPVSLAPGELLLLCSDGLSNFVSQEHLGKVAGIHEIPLEERADRLLQLALLAGGGDNISVAMLEHQGEAAVPETKEWNR